The DNA region GGCCGGAGCCAAAACTTTCTTAACGACAGAGAAATCAAGCCTAACAATTCTTGACCATAATCAACTCTAGATATCTTATACCTTATTAGAAAGttccaaatttttaattttattaattaaagtcTTAGACTTATAAAACcaaattcaatttaaacattaaaGTCTATGATGTCTAACTTCGTTATTCATTtatattattcttaaaaaaaaaaaaaaagagatattaTTGATAAAACTTTATGTCTCATCTAGATTTTCTAGCTTTCCCACTTAGTGAAGCTAATAAGGTCTAAGTGAAATGCATGGTTTTGTTAATGGCTTCccctaatgatgatgatgatgatgatgatgatgataataatgtaattttacCAACTTTGTTGTtgcataaaataacaaaaatgaatagCAGATACGGACATAAGCATtgatttgagaatttaattgaaaaaattaaaaacctataATCTAATCTAAAACATGGTATAAACTTTGGACATTTTATTTGGTAAGAGGTTTCAAATTTAGAATCTCATGAATATCATGAAATCTTAAAAACCATTAAGCCAATTTCTTCggtttatttgtttgaatttttaacaataaaaaaaggtACTAAAAAAGAAAGGTCCACCATAAACGATAAGTGAGATGATTGttgtagggataaagggccCAAGAGTATATGTTGGGCCACGAGCTTTGTCCAAAAATGCTTAGTGGTTTGATGACAGATAGACGATAAAGAAGACGTAAGAGTTAGAGCTTCAAGAGCAAACTATGATTGCGAAGGTTTGGGAAGGTAGTTTGAGGAGGAATGCCTCCTCGGCTAAGCAAAGCAGAGGTCAGAAGGATTGGTCTACCCTCGAGGGCAACTCTTCAGAAGGttctattgataaggataaacATAAGGGAAATATAGAACAAAGGAaaactaagaaatatctaagggaaagttgctaccaccgcattgaatgctatGCAGCTAACCCTCtaaccgcattaatgtggaggtgatacctgaataGTGGCTAGCAaccttacagctactcccaaaAACTTCAGAAAGGTGCTGATGAGACAAGGATCAAAGCCAACATCTCGACCCACACGTGGACGgtggagatgaagaaaagaGGGGTATATAGTAGAGAAAGAAGCCCCTTGCAGGGGGATCAgagatttgagagaaaaaacactgtagcaacaaGAACTAGACttgtaaattcaaaagatatatatatatatatatatatatatatatatatatatatatatatatatatatatatatatataactagttTCCTTAGACTATGCCGATGATGATTTTCTTTGGGCAAAACCAgtttattcttattttcttatcaTCTGAGCTCACTGtaattactatttaatttatcaAAGCCTAGTTTTCTAgctcactctctataaatttattgtattgggctctttgggcctagattattttctttttgggcttAGGCACTATTGGGTCCttacaattatttaaattttgaacaataaaaaaaatgatccaCATGAATGTGAAAAGAGAAAGTAGCTTATCATTGtactttaaaatattatttaacttttaaattcttttttgacTATTTACTTCccaaatataaaaatcataaatgaaaaaaaaaaaagattttatgatgtcatcatcaataataatataaataaatgagtataattttttttttgtactaatatttaatatatatatatatacacacacacatataagaGGAAATTACAGTTACTgcttatttctaaaatttatgatttttatttgtttgaaaataaaaatatatatttctaaattataatagatgcaaattattaacctttactcaaaaaaataaatataaaagagcCTCTAAACACTTACACTCAACAACTACTAATCATGGGACTCACATTTCACATAATCTTCTCCAAAAAACTAGGACCCAACTAAACTAACATGAACTATTGGACTCCAACTACCAAGAACTACAAACACCCTTATTACTTAAAGACACGAACGTTAACAAAACAAACTTCCATAGCACATTGACTCAACACAATCAAAGGGAAACATTATCCTACTTCGACATGATCTGTTATGGCCCCACAATTAGGGGTGTCCACGAGTCAGGCCGGGTCGGGATTGTGCCTAACCCAGACTCGACCCGAAAGTATCGGGTGGGGAAGTTTTCGACTCGCAATCGACCCGAATATAGTTTCAGATCAGCCGAGCCTGGTCATATTGGATTTCGAGTGAGAATCGGTCGACTTCGGGTTTTTCGATTCGCTAGTTTTTAGCCGAAATTTGGCCGGATCTTGTCAGATCTGCCCTAATCTAACGAGAGTTAAGCGAGATTCCTTCgaatatatgaaaatttggCCGAGTTGGAGTCTGGCTTACCGGAGTTTTGGCTGAGTTTGAGTAGATCTAGGCTGGATTCGCCGGATTTGAGTAAGGAAGAGACCATATCTTAGCCGGATTTGAGCTGATCTAAGTGAAGGAAGCCCAAACATTGTCAGATCGGAGCTGAGAAGAGCCAGATCGTCGTCGGATCTTGTGATTTTCATCGTTCTTTGACTTTTTGTCGAGCGGGTCGGGTGGCTTGGGTTTTTTAGGACAAAACCAGCCACTCGACCTGCCGGAGTCGGGTTCTGATGTTGGAGACCCGTCGGAGATGTCAGCTCGACCGTGACGGGTCGGTTCCGGTCGGGTTGGTCGGTTTCAGGGGGTCTTCGGTTGGCATGGACACCCCTACCCACAATCACAATGTGTAAAATCAACCTACTATCCAGGTCCTTTGATCTTTTATCTCATGCTGAAATAATTATCTTATGAAACGGGGTTATACAGTAACAAACTTTAAGAGAAAATATGGAAAAACTAATTCTGTATTAAGCTAATTGAATAagattacatatatataaaagtaaagttaagagaaaatctaattaaattttacaaatgatATCCAATTATGAAGAGAGAGTTTATTTacttttagagagagttttatttcttaattttagagttAAATATGGGACTACGTCATAAATATCCATCCAAGTAAGTTATGGtgtaaaaaaaccaaaaaattaaaaattaaaaaatagacaatttacatctacctaataatatttttacaaaattttttaaaaagttaaaaaatatatgtaagaatgattatcaataatatttaaattatatatgtaaaaattatactatgcatcttaatgaatatttttttaagtatatttgtggggggtaaaaagaccctgatggggatgtgggcctttgggccgtgctaaagaaggccgacctgctttTGGATTCAGAATTtattagtactacgggtcggcccatatgccgaggatccgagggtccagccgagggtgattttcccctcggacggacactggagaaccagggacttcatggtaaaggttggGGAATGACACGGCCAAGACCAAtagttaaaaggggtgaacccttgaatgtcctggaagcgCCGATGTTAGGGAAATaccaaaggtaaaggctgccacatccgcattaaagatcctgcacctaccacactggccgcattaatgaggaagtgacacctgaacagtgaaggggaaacttctggttactattcaaaggcacttagaaaagaaatatctaggctaagggggagttagggcaacacgtgtacaaagtatcaaaaagaagagtatttaaggagcaacctagaacagaaaaaggggacggacttttttgtaatcaaaaagaaaaagaagaaaaggacaagagataatataagaacaactcttggcttacgtccgaggaggttgatttacaatattccttgttgttttcaagtgttagtAATCTTTGACTTTTCAATTATTCCTTAGTCACTTCTAACTGGGTTCcaagctcacactctacaaattcatattgtttaaggctcattgggcctgagcccgtaactgttcttggggccaggtgcaattgtgcgcttacaatatttatattaaatgacAATGAGACAGTAAAACTAAAttaatctctaaaaaataagtttaaaaaaaaaatctagaaaatagAATTTTAGGAACTCCAGCTGGAGTTACCTAAAAAAGGATAATTTCTAATCTTTATGATTATGAATAAAAgtcaaagaaagaagaggagaattttttgagaaagaaagaaagaaagaagaaaatggaagCACTAGTGGTGAGGAAATTGGGTGATCCGACGACAAGAGATCGGGAATCATCGCCCATAGTATTGAGCAAGGAGGAGGCAATCCCAGCATTAGAGTCTCCGACGGCGGTGAGAGTGAGGGTGAAAGCGTCGAGCTTGAACTATGCGAATTACCTTCAGATAAAGGGTAAGTATCAGGAGAAGCCTCCTCTGCCCTTCATCCCTGGATCCGATTATTCTGGAGTAGTCGATGCTGTTGGTCCCAAGGTTTCCCAATTCAAAGTGGGAGACCCTGTTTGTTCCTTCGCGGCTCTCGGCTCCTATGCTCACTTCATCGTTACCGAGGAGTCACAACTGTTTCGCGTTCCAGATGGGTGTGATTTGGTGGGAGCTGGTGCGCTTCCTGTAGCCTTTGGAACCTCACATGTGGCCCTTGTCCACAGGGCTCAGCTCTCCTCTGGTCAGGTCTTGTTGGTTCTTGGTGCCGCCGGAGGGGTTGGTCTTGCTGCTCTTCAGATTGGAAAGGTTTGCGGAGCCATTGTTATTGCCGTCGCTAGGGGTACTGAAAAGGTCCGTTTCTTGAAGTCATTGGGTGTTGCTGATCATGTCGTTGACTTGAGCTCTCAAAGCGTTACGGTTACCCAAAGTGTGAAGGACTTTCTCAAGTCCAGAAACCTCAAAGGGGTTGATGTTTTGTACGATCCAGTGGGAGGCAAGCTTGCTAAAGAAGCCATGAGGCTTTTGAATTGGGGTGCCCACATTCTTGTCATTGGCTTTGCTAGCGGTGAGGTCCCTGTCATCCCTGCTAACATCGCACTCGTCAAGGTATCAAaccattaattaaatactaGTTTTTAATCTCCACCAATCCATAGCTCTGATTTCTGTTCAATGCTTGAGGATTCTctgcattttatttatatatagtttcattatcaaattttataatgCATCATCCTGCTTAAACTACCAGAATTGGACAGTGCATGGACTTTACTGGGGTAGCTACAAAATTCATCGACCGCATGTTCTTGAAGATTCTGTTAGGGAGCTGCTCTCATGGATGGCAAGAGGCTTGATTACCATCCACATTTCTCATACTTACAACTTGTCTGAGGTCAGTAAATccttaatggcctgtttggatggagaGGGGAGGGAGGGGGTAGAGTAGAGTTGAGTTGGCCAAAAATTAGACTAATTTCCatccaactctactctacttcccctccctctccctctccctctccctcaatccaaacggaccttaagctctttcttcttcttatcccctcccccaaaaaaaaaaaaaaaaaaaaccatacctTCTTTTAATTTGCAAAGCACATCACCATAGCCTTGATCAGTTAATAAGTAATATAACTTCAAATTCATTTTAGGACTTAGAGCTCCAATTTAGGTTTGGTTCACCTATCAGGTTGCTAATCAACTCAAAGCTTTACAGTTGAGTGGGTTGCCTTACCAAGCCTCATTAGATTCGTTGGGCCAGATAACTTGGTTCAGAATGGAATATTTTTCATTCACTGATGATCTCTTCTGATTAAGTGTCCATTGATTTAATATTATTCTAGAGCTTATCCTGTGAATTGAATTCTCTTTTCAATTCAGAACAGAGAAGAAATGCTTTTTGAAATGTTCAACCTTTGTCTTGGTTGTTATCCTTGAAGTGTGTGTGTGATACAATTTCTTGAACTTGGAACCAGGGCCAAATTGTGAACACAGAAGTGTAGAATGGGTGTCATGAGAAGAATTCAATAGTTGGAACAAAGTCATTTCCTATTGCAAGCATAATTTACAAGTTGCTTCAAATTCGTAAAATTATCATGATACAATAATacttgtctttctttctttctttttcttcttagaaATGGCAATGGGTTTGAATCCCCCCATCCCACTTAAaatgaatccaaaaaaaaaaagaagagtaaaatTAGATTTCACATCCTTGGAGTAGCTCTTCAGCAGCTTAGTTGAACAAGCTGCTGTATCTTGCAACATGCTAGCATATATTGCTTAAAAGGATCCACTAGGTTAAGTTTAGACAATCTAATTTTAGATTAATGTATACTGGTTGATTGAACTTCATCTAATCAACTCAATTTCTTGTTCATTACAGGCCAACCTTGCCTTTTCTGCTATCGAAGATAGGAAAGTGGTTGGGAAGGTGATGCTTGTTCTTGATGACAAGAGTAATGTCAAATCTAAGCTTTAACTTGATCAAGATTCAGTTGGGATGGTGTGGAGATGGAGAGCTATCCTTCACTTGAATGTCAAAAACTCTACCTTGTAATTTCGTGAAGAAACAAATCCAAGGCCTATTGACAATATATAAATCAATATAAACATGCAAGTCTTGGGCAAATAAATGgcttaggttttttattttattttaatattgtgtTATAAATAGGAAAGTCATCTTCAGTTGGGTTTTTAAACATTCCAAACCAATTGGTGATTGCGCAAATAGAGGGGTAGTGTGGGGTAATGTGTGAAATCTAGAcaattatttattgttgctacactTCTTTTTACCCACATCAACGAAGCAATTTGGTCAAATCGGTCCCGTGAGGTTTGTGTAGAAAGAGAAGTTGTTTCATTATTAATTATGTCACATTCTTAGtgcaaaattacatttttcttatgttattaaagacttgtatttttatttttattttttgtaatataagtGATGGGTTTACTTATATTTAAAGGGTGATGATATTTCCTTATATTTGAAATCAAAAGAGTTTAATTAGCCCAAAACAACTCCAAAAATCACAATCAAATAGGAATCAACTAAAAGTGATGGGTTTACTTTCATTTGTATTTGCATATGGATCTTAAGGGTTGGCCTCGCCCTCCTCCTTGCCCATACAAGGGGAGGATATGCCATTTGAATTATAGCTCATTTGTagttttaagaattttgtttttttacatcAATTTCATTTACTACTTATAAGTCATCGGCAAAAAATGACTTACATAAATCAATACTAAAATTATGTTCTCTTTTGATACATAGAAACAAAAGTATATTGGTGGGAGACACACCCGGGCGCACCTCGGAGACATTGACCTCAAGAGGTCAAGTTATGGTGCTCCTTCCACGGCAGGACACCTGCCTTAAAGCCCAAGGGAAATTAGAGGAACTTGGGGTCCAACAAGATCGAACTGAGGACCAAGCTTGGGACACTCATGGAGCCCGTGTTCTTAAGAGGTACAACCCTATCAAGGAACACCTTGCCGTTTGACCGAAATAGTCTCACTTCATCGAATTACCATGGGAATGTGTAAGGAAAAACATAGAACCCAACGCATCCATCAACCCTGCATTTAAGACCCTCCTCACCTAATATCAGCCGCATTAATTGTTGATTAACTGGCCTGAGCAAGGGGGATAGCCCTAAAACCTGCCCTGATGATCACAAAATGGCAGAAAGGTGTGCTAATGGGACAAGCCACACCCCCAAAATCCGGCTAGAGAACAGGACAGCTAGAAGAGGAGAGGTGCTATAAAAAGGGGAAGAGAATCAACAGGGAAGGGGATCCAGAAATATTGAGATAAAAACTGGGAGAGAGAAAGTAAGAAGAGCTCTTTAGAAGAGTTCAGCTTTGTTTTATTCTTGTAACTCCCTCGAAAGCACCGTTCTTGTCAATTGTTAGCAGTGACTCAACTTTTTTATCCTTGATCATTTATCTGATTCTTCTATTGTGGATTTCCGTCTCGTATTCTCCATATATTAGTTATGCAAATCAGGAATCATACTAGTTCTTTTTAGCTTTTGCGTTCTTGAGCCCCACATATACATTGCCAATTTAAGAATAAATAGATAGTATAGTTACATGCCTCCCATCCATACCAACTATAATAACCTGTTTTTTGAGATCCAAAAAGGTTTCGTCTTCTAGCAAGTGGAACTGAGCAAATGGCCATTCTGAGCTGAAATAGATATGTGGGATAATGGGAAGAAAACACCATAAAACCATTCCCCTAAACATCAAGCTCAAATTTAGGCTTCACTAATAAATGAGTCATAGTCACTAGCACAAGGTTTGatttaagaatatataatattacatatttataaatatatatatatatatatatatatatatatatatatatatatatatgaaaatatactTAAATAAACTTGATACTGTGTCTATTTGTAAacaagttcataaaaaaaaatcaaacaattacttataatttattgataatattccATATCGTagtaaaaactatatatataatttttaacaatatagAATTGGTGATTTTCATaagttcataaaataaaaatcatttcatctaattaactcaataatataattttaactatactttaatttttaattattagcaTAAATTTGAAAAGGAGTAAAAGAATTTTAATTGTGATATTTATTCTAAGTGgataaaaaattaagttaatcAATCAGCTCATTATTATGCTTGAACTTGTTTGACAAGAAAATGAATCaggtttaaacatataatttaatcTGTTGATGAACAATTCAGAACATTTCATACTTGGTTGGCTTGCAACCCTATGCGGAACCAATATATTTACCATCCTAATTGGTCATGTAAGCATATATTTGATAATGTTCTCAAataattgtttgattttattttttttaccctatttaaaaaaaaaaaaaaatcaaattgtacATAAACACCAAGATCACATACAACATGAATTTGTCAGGACCAATTAATTATTGACAAAtacattttttccccttttagcTCTTAATTGAACATTTCAATATTTCTTAGTCTGTATCTCATGATACTCGGTAATAAGACCTATATATACATCATCCGTGAAGAAGACCACTACAGCCTTAAGATGAATTTACACAGCAAGACATTCGAGCTTCATTTTTACACATGATGAGAAGAATTTACTGCTCATGCTATCAGTACATCCCTATCCAGGCCTACTTTCAGTTTTTAGAAAGCGTACATATTCCTGCTGTAGCATCTCCCCTCCATGCACTGGGTCGAAGCTGCATCTGTAGAAGCTGATAGTGCGGGAAAAAGGGTAAGAGAGACTAATAGTCCAAATCTGAGAGGAGCAGATTAATAATACTACTGTATAACGATTTTTGTTGATACTGCTACCCGATATCAGATTTATCTTAGCCTAGGCTATGGGTATCTGCAAGGGATAAATTTTCATTGGCATGTAGCTCACTTCAGACCTCTCAAGCATATCATTAGGGATTGCAGACACAAGAGATCCAAATGAACATTGAGAGGTTTGCATGATCAAGCACATGATAACTCAAATGTGTTCTAAGCATATGCTTAATTAGTCTTCTTACTTGACAACAGATTACTGGCTTACTTCATGAGGATGTGCAGTAagttccacacacacacacacaaaacagtCAAGTCCACATACACAGCCACCCAATCACTACATAAGGTCACTGCAACTTGCTTCAAGCTGTATTAGTCTCCTACTTTGAGGGATAGAGCTGATACCAAATCCACCAACCAAGTTGGTAGAAATCATCATCTCAATGTCGTCAACTATTCTAGGTTACTTAAAATTGTCATGGATCTTATGTCACTCCAAATGGTATACTATATAGGTGACTAGATATTCCAATTTCCAAACAAAATACACAGAGCTACATGCTACTAATAAAAGTAGTACTCGTCATTAATTTATCAAAACAATGTAGTACTCATCGTTAGAAAGAATTAATTTTAAGCGTATGAAAGAGCTTCTCcgcataaaaaacaaaatgaactAGTTGAGGAGAATCATGAGACACAAGCAATTAGGTACAGAGGTCAGAGATTTACTACAAAATGACAACAATATAACTTGTCAATAGTTCCAACAAAAGGTTATCTGCCCAATCAGCATAAACAGTAGGAAGTAGTCAgcagagaagagagaagattTAGTGCTGGATATATTTCTTTATCTTTGAAtctttaaaaactaattaatccAAAACAACTCCAGAAATCAGGACCTAACAGGAATCAGTTTTAAGAATCTTTTTCATTAGTAATTCACACAGATCTTGGGGGTCTTGAACCCATGGCCTCACtctccaccttgctcttacaaaGGAAGCAGATGTCATTTGAACAAAGAGCTTAATGGCagttttatgggttttttttttaaaaaaaaaattattttaaatataaatttcattcaCTTACATAAATCAGACTAGAATTATGCTCTCTAATtctacacacaaaaaagaattataatttcccaatataaaaataaacaaatagtaCAGTTACTTACCTCCCATCCATACCAACTATAACAACAGTGTTCTGAGATCCAAATGCTGAAATGAATTGTGTGTCTTCTGGCAAGTGGAACCGAGCAAATGACCATTCTGAGCTGAAATATTTTGGTAAAACCCCTGGAAAAGTAACAGAAAAATTAGATAGGTTAGATGTATAGGAAGAAAACACTATAAGACCATTCCCACTCCACAATGTCAAGGAAAACCACTCAACAAAAGTTCAGAGATATGAGTTGGGGCAGGTTAAATTTCTAGCACAGTATTTAGCTG from Castanea sativa cultivar Marrone di Chiusa Pesio chromosome 6, ASM4071231v1 includes:
- the LOC142640714 gene encoding uncharacterized protein LOC142640714; the encoded protein is MEALVVRKLGDPTTRDRESSPIVLSKEEAIPALESPTAVRVRVKASSLNYANYLQIKGKYQEKPPLPFIPGSDYSGVVDAVGPKVSQFKVGDPVCSFAALGSYAHFIVTEESQLFRVPDGCDLVGAGALPVAFGTSHVALVHRAQLSSGQVLLVLGAAGGVGLAALQIGKVCGAIVIAVARGTEKVRFLKSLGVADHVVDLSSQSVTVTQSVKDFLKSRNLKGVDVLYDPVGGKLAKEAMRLLNWGAHILVIGFASGEVPVIPANIALVKNWTVHGLYWGSYKIHRPHVLEDSVRELLSWMARGLITIHISHTYNLSEANLAFSAIEDRKVVGKVMLVLDDKSNVKSKL